In one Staphylococcus lutrae genomic region, the following are encoded:
- a CDS encoding acetolactate decarboxylase, which produces MKEYRHYIHQVGTIKTLLEGHLESEVTIAELLRYGNYGFGTLNHTNGDFVIIDGQPVHMNQFNEHHGLNGREKVPYGAVFHYSPQVTFDIIDTHHTYLFERIKEKFKSDQLFSITIITGFFNELHLSIYTKQENRKPSSHGRQSLPLTQLERAVREMTGTLLILYTPHEMSGIHPPGFSAYFVSEYHHIVGKVLSFNVVEGRAALQSFDGFSVICPAVDPLFIQYFPE; this is translated from the coding sequence TTGAAAGAATATCGCCATTATATTCATCAAGTAGGCACAATTAAAACGCTTTTAGAAGGACATCTAGAAAGTGAAGTCACAATTGCAGAACTATTACGTTATGGCAATTATGGTTTCGGTACACTCAATCATACAAATGGGGATTTTGTGATTATTGATGGTCAGCCCGTTCATATGAATCAATTCAATGAACATCACGGATTAAATGGTCGCGAAAAAGTACCATACGGCGCTGTTTTTCATTATAGTCCACAGGTGACCTTTGACATCATAGACACACATCACACCTATCTATTCGAACGTATTAAAGAAAAATTCAAAAGCGATCAATTGTTTTCCATAACGATCATCACAGGTTTTTTTAACGAGTTGCATCTGAGTATCTACACAAAACAAGAAAATCGTAAACCGTCGTCACATGGTAGACAATCGCTTCCCTTAACACAACTTGAACGGGCAGTCAGAGAGATGACAGGAACGTTGTTGATACTCTACACGCCCCATGAGATGAGCGGGATCCATCCACCGGGGTTTAGTGCATATTTTGTTTCAGAGTATCATCACATCGTAGGAAAAGTGTTGAGTTTTAATGTGGTAGAAGGTCGTGCCGCACTCCAAAGTTTTGACGGATTCTCTGTAATCTGTCCAGCTGTTGACCCTTTGTTTATTCAGTATTTCCCTGAATAA
- a CDS encoding class II fructose-bisphosphate aldolase — MKVAIEKAYRAHYAIPQINVNGLIWIEGILRAAEKKRSPIILGTTDKLIDDLGGYSFINQLIRLKAESLKITIPYYVHLDHGRSVESCYSAIDAGYDSVMYDGSQLALKDNIHHTQRVVDYAHQRGVCVEGEIGAIGGNEDGMIHQVAYASVSDCIALVEETHLDSLAPALGSVHGPYKGEPKLGFDMMQRINQKLKMPLVLHGASGLSNDDLSRAIQYGHSKINFNTEINLEWSHALRAILTNQPDLYQPKAILNPTIQVIQKTVEKIIDQCGSSFKA, encoded by the coding sequence ATGAAAGTGGCTATAGAGAAAGCATACCGAGCCCATTATGCCATTCCTCAAATCAATGTCAATGGTCTCATTTGGATTGAAGGCATTTTACGCGCTGCTGAGAAAAAGCGCTCACCGATTATACTTGGAACAACGGATAAGTTGATAGATGATCTAGGCGGCTATTCATTTATCAATCAACTGATTCGATTAAAAGCCGAAAGTTTAAAGATTACGATTCCTTATTATGTCCATTTAGATCATGGACGTTCCGTTGAATCTTGTTACAGCGCAATCGATGCGGGATATGATTCTGTTATGTATGATGGTTCTCAATTGGCATTAAAAGACAACATCCACCATACGCAACGAGTCGTTGATTATGCACATCAGCGCGGCGTATGTGTAGAAGGTGAGATTGGCGCAATTGGTGGGAATGAAGATGGTATGATCCACCAAGTGGCGTATGCCTCTGTGTCAGATTGTATCGCACTGGTAGAAGAGACACATTTAGATAGTCTCGCCCCTGCACTCGGGTCTGTTCATGGTCCGTATAAAGGTGAGCCAAAACTCGGATTTGATATGATGCAGCGGATTAATCAAAAATTAAAGATGCCGCTGGTATTGCATGGTGCGTCAGGCTTATCTAATGATGATTTAAGTCGTGCAATTCAATATGGCCATAGTAAGATTAATTTCAACACTGAAATCAACCTCGAATGGAGTCATGCATTAAGGGCCATACTTACCAATCAACCTGATTTATATCAGCCTAAAGCCATATTAAATCCTACAATACAGGTGATTCAGAAAACGGTAGAAAAAATCATTGATCAGTGTGGGTCTTCCTTTAAAGCATAA
- the iolG gene encoding inositol 2-dehydrogenase: MKITVGVIGAGRIGQLHIDYLRKHPNVRIKWVSDLNCDKLKDWIEEQGIEKRTKNHQDVINDPEVDAIIICSPTDTHVDIIKLACEKGKHIFCEKPISLTLSESKEAVKCVEASGVKLQMGFNRRFDRNFAALQNVLAKRELGEIQSLRITSRDPEPPPIEYVKHSGGLFMDMSIHDFDMARYLMQSEVVEVYAKGQALVNPALKEIGDIDTAIVTLVFENQALCVIENCRRSVYGYDQRIEVLGDNGAISVGNENLNTLTYAKADGIKQDNPPFFFLERYQQAYADEMNAFIQAMIHDEAVACSIRDGLKAQEIAEKCKESLVTGLPIKIHS; the protein is encoded by the coding sequence ATGAAAATAACAGTAGGTGTGATTGGTGCAGGACGCATCGGTCAACTGCATATTGATTATCTTAGAAAGCACCCCAATGTTCGAATCAAGTGGGTCTCTGATTTGAACTGCGATAAGCTCAAGGATTGGATTGAGGAACAAGGTATCGAAAAACGTACAAAAAATCATCAAGATGTGATCAATGATCCTGAAGTGGATGCTATTATTATCTGTTCGCCAACGGATACCCATGTCGATATTATCAAATTGGCATGTGAAAAAGGAAAACATATTTTTTGCGAAAAACCGATCAGTTTAACTTTATCAGAATCAAAAGAAGCGGTGAAGTGTGTTGAAGCGTCAGGGGTTAAATTACAAATGGGGTTCAACAGACGTTTTGATAGAAACTTTGCTGCATTGCAAAATGTGTTAGCAAAGCGTGAACTTGGTGAAATTCAATCTTTGAGAATTACTTCCAGAGATCCTGAACCGCCTCCGATAGAATATGTGAAACATTCTGGTGGTTTGTTTATGGATATGTCGATTCATGACTTTGATATGGCAAGGTATTTAATGCAATCAGAAGTTGTCGAAGTTTACGCCAAAGGTCAAGCATTAGTGAATCCAGCGTTGAAAGAGATTGGCGATATTGATACAGCAATCGTGACACTGGTCTTTGAGAATCAAGCGTTATGTGTTATAGAAAACTGTCGAAGAAGCGTTTATGGTTATGATCAACGGATTGAAGTTTTAGGAGACAACGGTGCAATCAGTGTAGGAAATGAAAATTTAAATACTTTAACGTATGCGAAAGCAGATGGAATCAAACAAGATAATCCTCCATTTTTCTTTCTTGAACGGTACCAACAAGCTTATGCGGATGAAATGAATGCATTTATACAAGCGATGATTCATGACGAAGCGGTGGCGTGTTCAATTAGAGACGGGTTAAAAGCGCAAGAAATCGCTGAAAAATGTAAGGAATCTTTAGTAACAGGATTGCCAATCAAAATTCATTCATGA
- a CDS encoding solute:sodium symporter family transporter: protein MGLFAIVSFLIVISLVGFYAYVRSRKIDTSHSEGFFMGGRSLTAFTIASTIVMTNLSTEQIVGQNGQSFVAGMEVMAWEVTAAIAIVILAWVFLPKYFRYGIDTISDFVELRYDTFTKKLVSMLFIFTYVVSFLPVVLYSGALVFNKIFNVSGILNVSQTTAVILISTIIGVVGVIYLFVGGLSLSAHSDSIYGIGLLIGGLSIPILGLTIFGDGSFLQGFDKVIQKTPEKLNAIGAIDSQIVPWPTLFFGMFFNNLFFWCTNQMIVQKALAGKNLKEAQKGAMFVGIFKIFGALFLVFPGILAFNMLGDQIDHPDNAYPMLVNAVLPEWAYGLFGAVIFGAILSSFVGSLNSTATLFSLDLYKSTMNKTASNKQVSKVGHITTVVVGIIVVILAPMISLFPQGLYAVVQEFNGVYNMPLLVLILVGFFAKHTSSQGAKVMFIFHIVMYALSKVLLTNIHFLYVLSVLFFIDLLILLLFNKIKPSNAFDFSANYSKVDITPWKYRYIVGIVIIVIVIITYTIFSPLVLARIGGM, encoded by the coding sequence ATGGGTTTGTTTGCAATTGTTTCTTTTCTAATCGTCATTTCTTTAGTTGGATTTTATGCATATGTCAGGAGTAGAAAAATTGATACAAGTCATTCAGAAGGTTTCTTTATGGGAGGGAGAAGCTTAACTGCATTTACAATTGCGTCAACAATCGTGATGACGAATTTATCTACCGAACAGATCGTAGGACAAAATGGTCAAAGTTTTGTCGCGGGAATGGAGGTCATGGCATGGGAGGTAACAGCAGCGATTGCGATTGTAATACTCGCATGGGTGTTCTTACCAAAATATTTCAGATATGGCATTGATACGATATCTGATTTTGTAGAATTACGCTATGATACCTTCACAAAAAAATTGGTATCTATGCTATTTATATTTACTTACGTTGTTTCATTTCTTCCGGTTGTCCTTTATTCTGGTGCGCTCGTTTTCAATAAAATATTCAATGTCAGTGGGATTTTGAACGTGAGCCAGACGACGGCAGTGATATTAATATCGACGATTATTGGTGTTGTCGGTGTCATCTATCTCTTTGTCGGCGGACTGTCGCTGAGTGCACATAGCGATTCGATTTATGGTATCGGTTTATTAATTGGCGGTCTTTCTATCCCTATATTAGGACTGACTATTTTCGGTGATGGTAGTTTTTTACAAGGGTTCGATAAAGTCATTCAAAAGACACCGGAAAAATTGAATGCGATTGGTGCGATAGACTCTCAAATTGTTCCTTGGCCCACTTTATTTTTCGGTATGTTTTTTAACAACTTGTTCTTTTGGTGTACGAATCAGATGATTGTTCAAAAAGCATTGGCTGGTAAAAACCTTAAAGAAGCCCAAAAAGGTGCAATGTTCGTTGGGATCTTTAAAATTTTTGGGGCATTATTCCTAGTATTTCCAGGTATCCTTGCTTTTAATATGCTAGGTGACCAAATTGATCATCCGGATAATGCATATCCAATGTTAGTGAATGCTGTATTGCCTGAATGGGCATATGGTTTATTTGGTGCAGTGATTTTTGGTGCGATTTTAAGTTCATTTGTAGGATCACTCAATAGTACGGCCACATTGTTCTCACTCGATTTATACAAATCAACAATGAATAAAACGGCTTCCAACAAACAAGTATCGAAGGTGGGGCACATTACGACAGTGGTTGTGGGAATCATCGTAGTGATTTTAGCGCCAATGATTTCGCTTTTCCCACAAGGCTTATACGCTGTGGTTCAAGAGTTTAATGGTGTTTACAATATGCCGTTGTTAGTGTTGATATTAGTTGGATTTTTTGCAAAACACACGTCTAGCCAAGGTGCGAAAGTGATGTTTATTTTTCACATAGTTATGTATGCGCTTTCAAAAGTGTTATTGACAAATATTCATTTCTTGTATGTCTTGAGTGTGCTCTTTTTTATCGATCTATTGATTTTACTTTTATTCAACAAAATCAAACCATCTAACGCATTTGATTTCAGTGCAAATTATTCAAAGGTTGATATTACACCTTGGAAATATAGATATATTGTCGGAATCGTGATTATTGTCATTGTCATTATCACATATACTATCTTTTCACCACTTGTTTTAGCGAGAATAGGAGGAATGTAA
- the iolE gene encoding myo-inosose-2 dehydratase: MTRFIKYACAPIAWTNDDLPELGKENTFEQCISEMALAGYEGTEIGNKYPKDVSVLNSYLKPRNLEVASAWLSLYLTTKPYEETETAFIQHLNFLKALNAKVIVVSEQGKSIQGDIACPLFQSKPVFNEMEWQQLADGLNRLGTIARQHHMKIVYHHHMGTGVQTKEEIQKLMALTDAENVSLLFDTGHLHFSGEESLDIFNLFKDRIHHIHFKDIRESIVKRVKEENLSFLEAVKQGAFTVPGDGDIDFKPILEKIYDSDYAGWIVVEAEQDPAIANPFLYAKKARDYMNTI; the protein is encoded by the coding sequence ATGACGCGATTCATTAAATACGCATGTGCACCGATTGCTTGGACAAATGATGATTTACCAGAATTGGGAAAAGAGAACACATTTGAACAGTGTATTAGTGAAATGGCACTTGCCGGCTATGAAGGAACAGAAATCGGTAACAAATATCCTAAAGATGTCAGCGTGTTGAACAGCTACTTAAAACCAAGAAATTTAGAAGTCGCAAGTGCATGGTTAAGCTTATATTTGACGACAAAACCTTACGAAGAAACAGAGACCGCTTTTATCCAACATTTGAACTTTTTAAAAGCGTTAAATGCAAAAGTCATTGTTGTTTCAGAACAAGGTAAAAGTATTCAAGGAGATATCGCATGCCCGCTATTTCAGTCTAAACCAGTTTTCAATGAGATGGAATGGCAGCAATTAGCAGATGGCCTGAATCGCTTAGGTACGATAGCCAGACAACATCACATGAAAATTGTGTATCACCACCATATGGGGACCGGTGTACAGACAAAAGAAGAAATTCAGAAATTAATGGCGTTAACCGATGCAGAAAATGTATCTCTGTTATTTGATACGGGCCATTTACACTTTTCTGGTGAAGAGAGTTTGGACATTTTTAATTTATTTAAAGATAGAATTCATCATATTCATTTTAAAGATATTCGTGAATCAATCGTTAAACGTGTGAAAGAAGAAAATTTGTCGTTTTTAGAGGCAGTCAAGCAAGGGGCTTTTACTGTACCAGGGGATGGAGATATCGACTTTAAACCCATTTTAGAGAAAATATATGATTCAGATTATGCAGGGTGGATTGTAGTTGAGGCAGAGCAAGATCCTGCGATTGCCAATCCATTCCTCTATGCAAAGAAAGCAAGAGATTATATGAATACGATTTAA
- a CDS encoding Gfo/Idh/MocA family oxidoreductase yields the protein MTRIKIGQVGLGRLGKVHAQNIVNAIPNAELWAVASIVEEELAYAKNELGVPYCYQSYTEMINQNDLDAVVIASPSGFHTVQISQALEKGLHVFSEKPIGLEMKSIENVVQNIESSPDLVFQLGFMRRFDHSYQYAKSLIEAGTLGELTSIRCYGIDPHVGLNDFISFARNATSGGIFLDMSIHDIDLVRWFSGAEFKSVYALGNHIAAPQLSEYSELETGACLAQLSNDVVVYLLAGRNAMHGYHVETELIGTRGMIRIGNAPEKNLVTLYDENGVVRPTSHHFPERFREAFINEIQSFVNAIIKQTPSTVTGVDGMKSTEVAIAMQQSFDEKKVIYL from the coding sequence ATGACAAGAATTAAAATAGGGCAAGTTGGGCTTGGGAGATTAGGAAAGGTCCACGCTCAAAATATTGTTAACGCGATACCGAATGCTGAGTTGTGGGCAGTCGCTTCAATTGTTGAAGAGGAATTGGCGTATGCCAAAAATGAGTTAGGTGTACCTTATTGTTACCAATCGTATACAGAGATGATCAACCAAAACGATTTAGACGCGGTGGTCATTGCTTCGCCAAGTGGCTTTCATACGGTACAAATTTCTCAAGCTTTAGAAAAAGGACTCCACGTGTTTTCAGAAAAACCCATTGGATTAGAGATGAAAAGTATTGAAAATGTCGTTCAAAACATTGAAAGCAGTCCTGATTTAGTTTTTCAACTCGGTTTTATGAGAAGGTTTGATCATTCTTATCAATATGCCAAGTCGTTAATTGAAGCGGGCACGTTAGGTGAATTAACTTCAATCAGGTGTTACGGCATTGACCCTCATGTAGGTTTGAATGATTTTATCTCCTTTGCGAGGAATGCGACAAGTGGCGGTATATTTTTAGATATGTCGATTCACGATATTGATTTAGTTCGATGGTTCTCTGGCGCAGAGTTTAAATCCGTTTATGCGTTAGGAAATCATATCGCAGCGCCTCAATTATCAGAGTATTCAGAATTGGAAACAGGTGCCTGTCTTGCTCAGTTAAGCAATGACGTTGTTGTCTATTTACTGGCAGGCAGAAATGCCATGCACGGCTATCATGTTGAAACGGAATTGATTGGAACTCGAGGCATGATTAGGATTGGCAATGCACCAGAGAAAAATTTAGTGACGCTTTATGATGAAAATGGTGTTGTCCGTCCGACTTCTCATCATTTTCCCGAGAGATTTAGAGAGGCATTTATTAATGAAATCCAGTCGTTTGTGAATGCGATTATCAAACAAACGCCTTCCACAGTGACGGGTGTGGATGGAATGAAAAGTACTGAAGTGGCTATAGCGATGCAACAATCATTTGATGAAAAGAAAGTAATTTATTTATGA
- the iolD gene encoding 3D-(3,5/4)-trihydroxycyclohexane-1,2-dione acylhydrolase (decyclizing), which produces MSKTIRLTTGEAIVKFLTQQFISIDGKESRFVEGVINIFGHGNVLGIGEALFQYQDQLNILQGKNEQGMAHVATAFSKQKLRKSIYAVTTSVGPGAANLVTAAGTALANHIPVLFLPGDTFATRQPDPVLQQIEQPYSIGVTTNDALKPVSRYFDRITRPEQIMSALLRAFEVMTHPATAGPATIALSQDVQGEAYDFPVSFFEKRIHYMDRLRPSQRAIEKAIDQINCAENPLFIVGGGAKYSEAYDIIKQLSEKHQIAIVETQAGKSTVAANFKYNLGGVGVTGNLAANRYAKKADVVIGIGTRYSDFTTGSKTAFHFEKASFININVNRMDALKLEGIDVLGDAKVTLEEISHGLTRTSQANADEIEQLKNEWQAERRRLAHIDINAKAYQPEINDAFKDAQFQKYVAQLNTALPQTNVLIALNNQIESDAVIVAAAGSLPGDLERLWEAHTFNTYHMEYGYSTMGYEIAGALGVKLAEPEKEVYAFVGDGSFLMLHSELVTALQYHHKINIVLFDNSGFGCINNLQMANGSDSFCTEFLTAQGDVLNIDYQKIAEGYGAQGYKVNDLNLLQEAIQAARLQEKSTLFDIKTLPKTMTKGYASFWNVGVSEASGKSKILKAFEEKQAHMINAKKY; this is translated from the coding sequence ATGTCAAAAACAATACGACTGACTACAGGAGAAGCAATTGTTAAATTTTTAACACAGCAATTCATTTCAATAGACGGTAAAGAATCACGTTTTGTTGAAGGGGTCATTAATATATTTGGTCACGGCAATGTTTTAGGAATCGGTGAAGCATTATTTCAATATCAAGATCAATTGAATATTCTACAAGGTAAAAATGAGCAAGGAATGGCACATGTCGCTACGGCATTTAGCAAACAAAAACTTAGAAAAAGTATTTATGCTGTCACAACATCAGTAGGGCCGGGTGCAGCCAATCTTGTGACTGCAGCAGGAACGGCATTAGCCAATCATATCCCTGTTTTGTTTTTACCGGGAGATACATTTGCGACACGACAACCCGATCCAGTGCTTCAACAAATAGAACAGCCCTATAGTATAGGCGTGACGACAAATGATGCATTGAAGCCTGTATCGAGATATTTTGATCGTATTACACGTCCTGAACAAATCATGAGTGCGCTGTTAAGGGCTTTTGAAGTGATGACCCATCCGGCAACAGCAGGACCCGCGACCATTGCATTGAGCCAGGATGTTCAGGGGGAAGCTTATGATTTTCCTGTGTCATTTTTTGAAAAACGAATCCATTATATGGATCGTCTACGCCCAAGTCAACGCGCAATAGAAAAAGCCATTGATCAAATCAATTGTGCTGAGAATCCATTGTTTATTGTGGGAGGCGGCGCAAAATATTCGGAAGCATATGACATCATCAAGCAATTGAGTGAAAAACATCAGATTGCGATTGTTGAAACGCAGGCGGGTAAATCAACAGTCGCTGCAAACTTTAAATATAATCTTGGTGGTGTCGGGGTAACCGGTAACTTAGCGGCGAATAGGTATGCTAAAAAAGCAGATGTCGTTATTGGCATTGGTACAAGATATTCAGATTTTACGACAGGATCCAAAACAGCATTTCACTTTGAAAAGGCATCATTTATCAATATTAATGTCAATCGTATGGACGCTTTAAAGTTGGAAGGGATTGATGTTTTAGGAGATGCCAAAGTGACATTAGAAGAAATTTCTCATGGTTTGACGAGAACGTCTCAAGCGAATGCCGATGAGATTGAACAGTTAAAGAACGAATGGCAAGCGGAACGTCGCCGTTTAGCGCATATTGATATCAACGCAAAAGCGTATCAACCTGAAATCAATGACGCATTTAAAGACGCGCAGTTTCAAAAATATGTTGCACAGTTAAATACAGCGTTGCCACAAACCAATGTTTTGATTGCGCTCAATAATCAAATCGAAAGCGATGCAGTGATTGTTGCGGCTGCGGGGTCGTTACCAGGAGATTTGGAACGTTTATGGGAAGCACATACTTTCAATACGTATCATATGGAGTATGGTTACTCCACTATGGGATACGAGATTGCAGGCGCTTTAGGTGTGAAATTAGCTGAACCAGAGAAAGAAGTGTATGCTTTTGTGGGGGACGGTAGCTTTTTAATGTTGCATTCAGAGTTGGTGACAGCACTACAATACCATCACAAAATTAATATTGTGTTATTTGATAATAGTGGATTTGGGTGCATCAACAACTTACAAATGGCAAACGGTAGCGATAGCTTTTGTACCGAATTTCTAACCGCTCAAGGAGATGTTTTGAATATTGATTATCAAAAAATCGCTGAAGGTTACGGTGCACAAGGCTATAAAGTGAATGATTTAAACTTGTTACAAGAAGCGATCCAAGCCGCACGTTTACAAGAGAAAAGCACGTTGTTTGATATAAAGACATTGCCTAAAACAATGACGAAAGGTTATGCGTCGTTCTGGAATGTCGGTGTTTCAGAGGCGAGTGGAAAATCAAAAATTCTTAAAGCATTTGAAGAAAAACAGGCACATATGATTAACGCTAAGAAATATTGA
- the iolC gene encoding 5-dehydro-2-deoxygluconokinase: MSGKKHIVAIGRAAIDLNAVEINCPMEETKTFRKYVGGSPANIVIGASKLGLDVGLIANVSDDQHGRFITTYLNDVGVDTSQISIDKDGRQSGLAFTEILSPEASSILMYREKVADLNLKPENIDEAYIRNSHYLLISGVALSQSPSREAVIKSLLIAKKNGVKVIFELDYRPYSWTNDEETALYYELFVNQANIVIGTREEFEKIDAYQTLSDKEVSELIFKQGQAELVVIKRGVQGSNAYTSQGEHFVGQAYKATVMKTFGAGDSYAAAFLYGLITTQNIQKALQYGAASAAIVVSRHSSSEAMPTIDKIEALIQAQS, encoded by the coding sequence ATGAGCGGAAAAAAGCATATCGTAGCGATAGGGCGTGCTGCGATTGATTTGAATGCTGTAGAAATCAATTGTCCTATGGAAGAAACGAAAACGTTCAGAAAATATGTCGGTGGCTCTCCTGCAAACATTGTCATTGGGGCATCCAAATTAGGATTAGATGTCGGGTTAATCGCAAACGTTTCTGATGATCAGCATGGGCGTTTTATCACGACATATTTAAATGATGTGGGTGTCGATACGTCACAGATTTCTATTGATAAGGATGGACGTCAATCAGGATTGGCATTTACAGAGATTTTAAGTCCAGAAGCGTCGAGTATCTTAATGTATAGAGAAAAAGTCGCTGATCTCAACTTAAAACCTGAAAATATAGATGAAGCCTATATTCGTAACAGTCATTACTTATTAATTTCCGGGGTGGCATTGTCTCAGTCACCTTCACGTGAAGCGGTGATTAAATCGTTGCTGATTGCAAAGAAGAATGGTGTGAAAGTCATTTTTGAACTGGATTATAGACCGTATTCATGGACAAATGATGAGGAAACGGCGCTCTACTATGAACTGTTTGTCAATCAAGCGAATATCGTCATTGGTACAAGAGAGGAATTTGAGAAAATCGATGCGTATCAAACGTTATCGGACAAAGAAGTGAGCGAGCTGATTTTTAAGCAGGGTCAAGCTGAACTGGTCGTCATTAAGCGCGGGGTTCAAGGTTCGAATGCGTATACAAGTCAAGGTGAACATTTTGTAGGTCAAGCCTATAAAGCGACAGTTATGAAAACTTTTGGTGCGGGTGATTCATATGCGGCAGCGTTTTTATATGGATTGATAACAACGCAAAATATACAAAAAGCATTACAATATGGTGCGGCTTCTGCAGCAATCGTTGTAAGTCGCCACAGTTCAAGTGAAGCAATGCCGACAATTGACAAAATAGAAGCGCTCATTCAAGCGCAAAGTTAG
- the iolB gene encoding 5-deoxy-glucuronate isomerase, protein MSHLLRKATQTQQDVSFVHRHQMDDLGLQYIGFEVMDLTNGAEYTFETKEYEVCLVVHTGKVNVTIDGQVFNDLGRRTSAFDKIPTDSLYASRDRDITIKAVNSATVIVCYSKCRTQRPTYFIRAEENTTEHRGKYANQRYVQNILPDDHHASEHLLVVEVYTDQGNWSSYPPHKHDVDDLPNESLLEEIYYHEMNPRQGFVFQRVYTDDQCIDETMTVENRDVVIVPKGYHPVGVPDGYDSYYLNVMAGPKKVWKFNNAKEHEWIIDRE, encoded by the coding sequence ATGTCTCACTTATTAAGGAAAGCAACGCAAACCCAGCAAGATGTTTCATTTGTACATCGGCATCAGATGGACGATTTAGGTTTACAGTATATCGGATTTGAAGTGATGGATTTAACAAATGGTGCAGAATATACGTTTGAAACAAAAGAATATGAAGTCTGTTTAGTTGTTCATACAGGCAAAGTCAATGTGACGATTGATGGTCAGGTTTTTAACGATTTAGGGCGCAGAACATCTGCTTTCGACAAAATTCCGACAGACAGTCTTTACGCATCAAGAGACCGCGATATCACAATCAAAGCGGTCAATTCAGCAACGGTGATTGTGTGCTATTCAAAATGTCGTACACAACGCCCGACGTATTTCATACGCGCAGAAGAAAACACGACAGAACACCGAGGGAAATATGCGAATCAAAGATATGTTCAAAATATATTGCCTGACGATCACCATGCCAGTGAGCATTTATTAGTAGTCGAAGTGTATACCGATCAAGGAAACTGGTCGAGCTATCCGCCACATAAGCATGATGTGGATGACTTGCCAAATGAATCGCTATTAGAAGAAATTTACTACCATGAAATGAACCCTAGACAAGGATTCGTATTTCAACGTGTATATACGGATGATCAGTGTATCGATGAGACCATGACTGTGGAAAATCGGGACGTCGTGATCGTTCCGAAAGGCTACCATCCTGTTGGAGTCCCTGATGGCTATGATAGTTACTATTTAAATGTGATGGCGGGACCGAAAAAAGTGTGGAAGTTTAATAATGCAAAAGAACATGAATGGATTATCGATAGAGAATAG